The following proteins are co-located in the Colius striatus isolate bColStr4 chromosome 6, bColStr4.1.hap1, whole genome shotgun sequence genome:
- the GLRX5 gene encoding glutaredoxin-related protein 5, mitochondrial → MSRAARAGWRLCAARGRAGLVLGRAGRTLSRGAAGGAEDSGGAEAGGESGSREAVERLVRAHPVVVFMKGSPAQPLCGFSNAVVQILRLHGVEDYRAHDVLQDPDLRQGIKNYSNWPTIPQVYLNGEFVGGCDILLQMHQNGDLVEELKKLGIRSALLDAEKDQDKK, encoded by the exons atgAGCAGGGCGGCGCGCGCGGGCTGGCGGCTGTGCgccgcgcggggccgggccgggctggtgctgggccgggccgggcggacGCTGAGCCGCGGGGCCGCCGGTGGCGCGGAGGACAGCGGCGGCGCCGAGGCCGGTGGCGAGTCGGGGTCGCGGGAGGCGGTGGAGCGGCTGGTGCGAGCGCATCCGGTGGTGGTGTTCATGAAGGGCAGCCCGGCGCAGCCTCTCTGCGGCTTTAGCAACGCCGTCGTGCAGATCCTGCGCCTGCACGGCGTGGAGGACTACCGCGCTCACGACGTGCTGCAGGACCCGGACCTCCGCCAAG GAATAAAAAACTACTCCAACTGGCCTACCATCCCACAGGTGTACCTCAATGGTGAATTTGTTGGTGGCTGTGATATACTCCTCCAGATGCATCAGAATGGAGATCTGGTAGAAGAGCTGAAGAAGTTGGGAATCCGTTCAGCACTTCTGGATGCAGAAAAAGACCAAGACAAAAAGTAA
- the LOC133625607 gene encoding rho GTPase-activating protein 29-like: MFLLEDPLPYFENGDTRMTVTEKCSPGAKDPTWEAASSAGPFRSAAASKATRTHQLRKLRAPAKCTVCGRFVVLHGAECEKSSLVCHKKCLAALAIQCVHKKLGGRLRLFGVELAQAAQNVPDGIPFIIRACASKTESRVLDVEAIRRVCGAKSRVEKLCWHFEKGRDLVELSEGSAHDISGVLKAYLHQNF; this comes from the exons ATGTTCCTGTTAGAAGACCCATTACCTTATTTTGAAAATG GAGATACTAGAATGACTGTAACAGAGAAATGCTCTCCAGGTGCCAAGGATCCGACATGGGAGGCTGCCAGTTCTGCAGGGCCTTTCAGAAGCGCAGCTGCGTCCAAAGCAACACGGACACACCAGCTGCGGAAGCTGAGAGCTCCAGCTAAATGCACAGTGTGTGGCCGCTTTGTGGTCCTTCATGGAGCTGAGTGTGAGAAG TCTTCACTTGTGTGCCATAAGAAATGTTTAGCAGCTTTAGCTATTCAGTGTGTGCACAAGAAACTTGGTGGAAGGCTTCGTTTGTTTGGAGTGGAACTTGCCCAAGCCGCTCAAAATGTTCCTGATGGCATTCCTTTCATCATCAGAGCGTGCGCATCAAAAACTGAAAGCAGAGTGCTGGATGTGGAG GCCATCCGTCGCGTATGCGGAGCCAAATCGAGAGTTGAAAAGCTTTGTTGGCATTTTGAAAAGGGAAGGGATTTGGTCGAGCTCTCAGAAGGCTCTGCACATGACATCAGCGGTGTTCTCAAGGCCTATCTCCACCAG aatttctga